A DNA window from Octopus sinensis linkage group LG25, ASM634580v1, whole genome shotgun sequence contains the following coding sequences:
- the LOC115224358 gene encoding translation initiation factor eIF-2B subunit alpha: MKTKEDILKYFDEGIRNEPENSTAVAAVKTLLEIVKGSDATTLTELLRSLEDAEKYLDVRDENGISVRSACQLYLRFITFTSLEFQDFQECRRRLVERGELFLEKVTKSRDKISKLCKPFLRDGMTILTHSRSRVVLQVLKEAARDKKRFNVFVTESRPNESGRVLCNELKKANIPTLLILDAAVSSVMPDVDLVLVGAESVVESGGIINRIGTFNIALAAKAFNKPVYVVAEFFKFARFFPLTQKDLPKKFEYKASLENDTDLKHPAVDYTPPNYMTLLFTDLGILLPSAVSDELIKLYS; encoded by the exons ATGAAGACCAAAGAAG ACATtctcaaatattttgatgaaggAATCCGAAATGAACCGGAAAATTCTACTGCTGTAGCAGCTGTGAAGACTTTACTTGAAATCGTCAAAGGAAGTGATG cCACCACATTAACTGAACTGTTACGAAGTCTAGAAGATGCAGAGAAATACCTCGATGTACGGGATGAGAATGGAATATCAGTGCGTTCTGCTTGTCAGTTATACCTTCGCTTCATTACATTTACTTCATTAGAATTCCAG GATTTCCAAGAATGCCGTAGACGATTAGTTGAGCGTGGAGAACTGTTCTTGGAGAAGGTGACCAAATCTCGTGACAAGATAAGCAAATTGTGCAAACCTTTTCTTCGGGATGGAATG ACTATACTCACCCATTCTCGGTCCCGTGTAGTGCTACAAGTCCTGAAGGAAGCAGCCCGCGACAAGAAGCGTTTCAATGTGTTCGTCACAGAATCAAGGCCAAACGAAAGCGG ACGTGTTTTGTGCAATGAGCTGAAGAAAGCAAACATCCCTACTCTGTTAATTCTAGATGCTGCTGTGAG TTCTGTCATGCCAGATGTTGATCTGGTTCTTGTTGGTGCTGAAAGTGTTGTAGAAAGTGGCGGAATCATCAACAGG ATTGGTACCTTCAACATTGCTCTTGCTGCCAAAGCCTTCAACAAACCAGTTTATGTCGTGGCCGAATTCTTCAAGTTTGCTCGGTTCTTCCCCCTCACTCAAAAAGACCTCCCCAAGAAATTTGAA TACAAAGCATCCTTGGAAAATGACACAGATTTGAAACATCCAGCAGTTGACTATACTCCCCCCAATTACATGACACTGTTGTTCACAGATCTTGGAATCTTATTACCATCAGCCGTTAGTGACGAACTTATTAAACTTTACAGCTAA